A single window of Aminobacterium mobile DSM 12262 DNA harbors:
- a CDS encoding ABC transporter ATP-binding protein has translation MNKEKAVPPLVEMQGITKAFAGVTANREIDFDVLSGEVHALLGENGAGKSTLMNILYGLYRPDAGHIFIKGTPYTFMSPKDAIAAGIGMVHQHFMLVPSQTVWENMILGLEDLPYILPRNEIREKIQNISSQYGLEVDPDAKIWQLSIGEQQRVAILQMLFRKAKVLILDEPTAVLTPQESLNLFKTIQQMTAEGHGIVFISHKLDEVLSLSDRITILRKGEKTGTVQTSHTSKEELAEFMMGRKIAFTINKRSQAPGESVLKAEKISILNDRGITAVRNLSLSIREREILGLAGIAGNGQHELCEALVGLRPVESGHIIMNNKELENQTPKSFISSGMRYIPADRKGTGLVPNMDIKENSILKKYWKKPVARGLLINWKVVFKQAIDLVKKYSVSTPSVETPVKNLSGGNLQKLMLGRELSDAPKALVAVHPTWGLDVAATHFVRQQILHERDRGTAILLVSEDLEELLSLSDRLAVIFKGEIMGIFDNPGEATPEKIGLMMAGTPLQSLLKEV, from the coding sequence ATGAACAAAGAAAAGGCTGTTCCTCCACTCGTAGAAATGCAAGGTATTACCAAAGCCTTTGCAGGGGTAACCGCCAACCGAGAGATTGATTTTGATGTATTGTCAGGGGAAGTCCATGCCCTCCTTGGAGAAAATGGGGCCGGGAAGTCTACATTGATGAATATCCTTTATGGGCTCTATCGGCCTGATGCTGGACATATTTTCATTAAAGGGACCCCTTACACTTTTATGTCTCCCAAAGATGCTATCGCAGCCGGTATTGGGATGGTTCATCAACACTTTATGCTTGTCCCAAGCCAAACTGTTTGGGAGAATATGATTCTCGGTTTGGAGGATCTTCCATATATTCTTCCTCGAAATGAAATCCGTGAAAAAATCCAGAACATCTCGTCTCAATATGGCTTGGAAGTAGATCCTGACGCTAAAATATGGCAACTTTCAATCGGGGAACAGCAACGAGTTGCCATATTACAAATGCTTTTCCGAAAAGCAAAGGTTTTGATTCTTGACGAACCTACAGCTGTATTGACGCCACAAGAATCTCTCAATCTTTTTAAAACTATTCAACAGATGACAGCGGAAGGTCATGGTATCGTTTTTATATCCCACAAACTCGACGAAGTCCTCTCTCTCTCTGACAGAATTACAATTCTCCGTAAAGGAGAAAAAACTGGAACTGTACAAACATCTCATACATCTAAGGAAGAGCTCGCAGAGTTCATGATGGGGCGAAAAATAGCATTTACTATAAATAAAAGAAGTCAGGCTCCTGGGGAATCCGTGCTAAAAGCCGAAAAAATCTCTATTCTAAACGATCGAGGAATTACTGCTGTCCGCAATCTTTCACTTTCTATTCGAGAACGGGAGATTTTAGGCCTTGCTGGCATCGCCGGAAATGGACAACATGAACTTTGCGAAGCACTGGTAGGGCTCCGTCCTGTGGAGTCAGGGCACATTATAATGAATAATAAGGAGCTGGAGAATCAAACTCCAAAATCTTTTATTTCCAGTGGGATGCGCTATATACCTGCCGACCGCAAAGGCACAGGACTCGTCCCCAATATGGATATTAAAGAGAATTCTATTCTCAAAAAATATTGGAAAAAACCTGTCGCACGAGGTCTTTTGATCAATTGGAAAGTGGTTTTTAAGCAAGCAATAGATCTTGTAAAAAAATACAGTGTCAGTACTCCATCTGTAGAGACACCGGTGAAAAATTTATCTGGTGGAAATTTGCAAAAACTCATGTTGGGAAGGGAACTAAGCGATGCGCCCAAAGCGCTGGTTGCCGTTCATCCTACATGGGGTCTCGACGTGGCTGCAACACATTTTGTCAGACAACAGATTTTACACGAACGCGATCGAGGAACTGCTATTCTCCTTGTATCAGAAGATCTTGAAGAACTTCTCTCTCTCAGTGATAGATTAGCAGTAATCTTTAAAGGTGAAATCATGGGCATTTTCGATAATCCAGGAGAGGCGACTCCCGAAAAGATAGGACTCATGATGGCTGGGACCCCTCTTCAATCCCTTTTGAAAGAGGTTTAG
- a CDS encoding DUF554 domain-containing protein: protein MSLFWGNIPAAGSIINSVAVIAGSITGLLLRSRLPKRYIEMAFQVLGLFTLSLGFFMAQKTSNFLILIFSMVGGALIGEAINLDKAFSRFSERISEKFRTSGESVAQGFLTASLLFCMGSMAILGAIEEGLGHYPNLLITKSLMDGISSIALSASLGSGVLIASIPVLLYQGGITLLAGHLQPYLSEAIINEVTAAGGLMLIALGISILDIRRFRVANMLPALLVAGVLASVFCK from the coding sequence TTGAGCCTATTTTGGGGCAACATACCAGCTGCAGGAAGTATTATTAATAGCGTAGCCGTTATAGCTGGAAGTATTACCGGGCTTTTGCTTCGCTCTCGCCTGCCTAAGCGTTATATTGAAATGGCTTTTCAGGTTCTGGGTCTCTTTACCCTTTCCCTCGGTTTCTTTATGGCCCAGAAGACATCGAACTTTCTGATCCTTATTTTTAGCATGGTCGGAGGCGCCTTGATTGGAGAGGCAATCAATCTGGACAAGGCATTTAGCCGATTTTCAGAGAGGATCAGCGAGAAATTCCGAACAAGTGGCGAGAGTGTCGCTCAAGGTTTTCTCACGGCGAGTCTGCTCTTTTGCATGGGATCCATGGCGATTCTGGGGGCAATAGAAGAAGGGTTAGGACACTACCCCAACTTGCTTATCACTAAATCTCTTATGGATGGCATATCTTCTATCGCTCTTTCTGCATCTTTGGGAAGCGGAGTCCTTATAGCATCTATTCCTGTCCTTCTCTATCAAGGGGGAATAACTCTTCTTGCCGGGCATCTTCAGCCCTATCTATCAGAAGCAATTATTAACGAAGTAACGGCAGCTGGGGGACTCATGCTCATAGCTCTCGGCATTTCCATTCTGGACATTCGTCGTTTCAGAGTGGCCAATATGTTGCCTGCTCTCTTGGTAGCAGGAGTACTTGCCTCTGTATTTTGCAAGTAG
- a CDS encoding ABC transporter permease, with product MEILIPILTAAVRSGTPILYATLGEIVTEKAGILNLGLEGIMLVGAYTGFAVTYHLGSPWLGVAMAFVVGALLSLIHAFISITMKGNQVVSGLALTMFGTGASSLLGRSYIGFTIEGLNKIPLPGLSQIPVIGPVLFNNDALIYGSFILVFFLYWFFLRTRNGLNLRAVGDNPQAADAMGISVDKTRYLYTLIGGGIVAVGGAYMSIAYTKMWAELMTAGRGWIAVALVIFAIWNPMRAALGAYLFGGVEAFQLRLQAAGTSIPTPLLMMLPYILTIVVLFFISVSQGKGILFGAPSSLGQPFFREERD from the coding sequence ATGGAGATTCTTATTCCTATTCTTACCGCAGCCGTGCGAAGTGGTACGCCTATTCTCTATGCCACTCTGGGAGAAATTGTTACAGAAAAGGCAGGAATTCTTAATCTAGGGTTAGAAGGCATTATGCTCGTAGGTGCTTATACGGGCTTTGCTGTCACATACCATTTGGGCAGCCCTTGGCTTGGAGTGGCCATGGCTTTTGTCGTAGGCGCATTGTTATCTCTCATCCATGCCTTCATTTCTATTACAATGAAGGGGAATCAGGTCGTAAGTGGTCTGGCTCTTACTATGTTTGGAACTGGCGCAAGCTCTCTTCTCGGCCGCTCATATATAGGGTTCACCATTGAAGGGCTTAATAAAATTCCCTTGCCCGGCCTATCCCAAATACCTGTTATTGGGCCCGTTCTCTTTAACAACGATGCTCTTATTTATGGTTCTTTCATATTAGTGTTTTTTCTTTATTGGTTTTTTCTTCGTACTCGCAACGGATTAAATCTAAGAGCGGTAGGAGATAACCCCCAGGCAGCTGATGCCATGGGTATTAGCGTAGATAAAACGCGGTATCTCTACACCCTTATTGGTGGCGGTATTGTCGCAGTAGGTGGAGCCTATATGTCTATAGCATACACAAAAATGTGGGCAGAACTCATGACTGCCGGCCGAGGATGGATCGCTGTGGCTCTTGTTATTTTTGCTATCTGGAACCCTATGAGAGCGGCTCTGGGAGCGTATCTCTTCGGGGGAGTGGAGGCCTTCCAGCTTCGTCTTCAAGCTGCTGGAACCAGTATCCCTACTCCATTGCTCATGATGCTTCCTTATATATTGACAATTGTGGTATTATTTTTTATCTCTGTAAGTCAAGGGAAGGGGATTCTGTTTGGAGCACCTTCCTCTCTGGGGCAACCATTCTTTAGAGAAGAAAGGGATTAA
- a CDS encoding BMP family ABC transporter substrate-binding protein, whose product MRRKFVVALLALSMVLCGTAFAMEAIPAEKTNPGFVYIGPVGDGGWTYMHDQGRKEMEGAFSGVKSSFVESVPEGPDSARVMETFIRNGSKVIFATSFGYMDFVQEVAKKHPDVVFMHCSGYKRADNVGIYFGRMYQARYLSGLVAGKMTKSNVVGFVAAHPIPEVIRAINAFTLGVRKVNPEAVVKVVWLFSWFDPGKEKEATKALIDSGADVIGMHADSGAAPQTAEEAGVYVVGYNNDMSQYAPTKHLTAPIWDWGIVYKHVMEQVTTGTWESEDIWWGLKEGMVKLAPYGKDVPEEVKAVVEAEKEKIISGTWDVFDGPIKDQSGTIKVEAGQSISDADKLSMSWFVEGVKGDIPK is encoded by the coding sequence ATGAGAAGAAAGTTTGTGGTAGCATTACTGGCGCTCAGCATGGTCCTCTGCGGAACGGCATTTGCTATGGAGGCTATCCCCGCGGAAAAAACAAACCCTGGTTTTGTCTATATTGGTCCTGTAGGTGATGGCGGATGGACGTATATGCATGATCAGGGACGAAAAGAAATGGAAGGAGCCTTTTCTGGAGTAAAATCCAGTTTTGTCGAGTCAGTACCAGAAGGCCCTGATTCTGCCAGAGTTATGGAAACCTTTATAAGAAATGGATCAAAAGTTATCTTTGCCACTTCCTTTGGATATATGGATTTTGTACAAGAAGTAGCGAAAAAACATCCTGATGTTGTCTTTATGCATTGCTCCGGGTATAAAAGAGCTGATAATGTAGGTATTTATTTTGGTAGAATGTATCAAGCTCGATATCTTTCTGGTTTGGTGGCAGGAAAAATGACAAAGAGTAACGTTGTAGGCTTTGTTGCTGCTCATCCTATTCCGGAAGTAATTCGTGCCATTAATGCTTTTACTCTTGGCGTTCGGAAAGTGAATCCTGAAGCTGTGGTAAAAGTAGTTTGGCTGTTCTCTTGGTTTGACCCCGGTAAAGAAAAGGAAGCCACGAAGGCTCTTATCGACTCTGGGGCCGATGTTATTGGGATGCATGCAGATAGCGGAGCCGCTCCTCAAACAGCGGAAGAGGCCGGGGTTTATGTGGTAGGATACAACAATGACATGAGCCAATATGCCCCCACAAAACACCTTACAGCTCCTATTTGGGATTGGGGAATTGTGTATAAGCATGTGATGGAGCAGGTCACTACCGGCACATGGGAATCTGAGGACATTTGGTGGGGATTAAAAGAAGGCATGGTCAAGCTTGCTCCCTATGGGAAAGATGTTCCAGAAGAGGTTAAGGCCGTTGTAGAAGCAGAGAAAGAGAAAATAATTTCTGGCACATGGGATGTTTTTGATGGTCCTATTAAAGATCAGAGCGGTACAATAAAAGTTGAAGCTGGGCAATCGATTTCTGATGCAGACAAGCTCTCCATGAGCTGGTTCGTTGAAGGTGTAAAGGGAGATATTCCTAAATAA
- a CDS encoding ABC transporter permease: MKYFRVEKRLSTPGWFAVAIPLLAISLALLSGGIFLYFLGVSPLQAYSSMFKASLGDAYGFTETIVKAIPLSIAGVAVTLSFKMLIWNIGAEGQIFMGALATAAAVRYAFVDQPFIMFWIMFAAAACAGGIWAAFAGYLKARWNVNEIITTLMLNYIAIHLVDFFVYGPWRDPASLGFPMTAPFPDAARLPLYGNTRVHLGFLIAIVFAMLFWAILKWTRWGYEIRVIGENPRAASFAGINYLQNVLIIMFISGALAGLAGMCEIAGLQGRLQHGFSAGFGYTAIIVAWLSRLNPLAVLLVSFLIGAMLVGGETLQIVMRLPLSSILVLQGLLLFFVLGGEFFRKYRVRLVSRGDN; this comes from the coding sequence ATGAAATATTTTAGAGTAGAAAAGAGACTCTCCACCCCCGGTTGGTTTGCTGTCGCTATTCCTCTGTTAGCAATATCTCTTGCACTTCTCTCTGGGGGTATTTTCCTTTATTTTCTTGGAGTATCTCCACTACAAGCCTATTCCTCCATGTTCAAGGCTTCATTAGGAGATGCATACGGCTTTACGGAAACCATAGTAAAGGCTATCCCCCTTTCCATAGCAGGAGTGGCTGTAACTCTCTCTTTTAAAATGCTTATTTGGAATATTGGGGCGGAAGGCCAGATTTTCATGGGGGCTCTTGCCACAGCAGCAGCAGTACGCTACGCCTTTGTAGATCAGCCTTTTATCATGTTTTGGATTATGTTTGCGGCAGCAGCTTGTGCTGGTGGAATATGGGCTGCATTTGCCGGATATCTCAAGGCTCGTTGGAATGTCAATGAGATCATTACAACTCTTATGCTCAACTACATCGCCATCCATTTGGTAGATTTCTTTGTGTATGGTCCCTGGCGAGATCCAGCCAGCCTCGGTTTTCCCATGACAGCCCCTTTCCCAGATGCTGCTCGTTTGCCCCTTTATGGGAATACTCGAGTACATCTCGGCTTCTTAATAGCGATTGTTTTTGCCATGCTCTTCTGGGCTATTCTGAAATGGACTCGATGGGGATATGAGATTCGCGTTATTGGAGAAAATCCCAGAGCAGCCAGTTTTGCTGGAATCAATTATCTTCAGAACGTATTAATTATTATGTTCATATCTGGTGCCCTGGCCGGGTTGGCAGGCATGTGTGAAATAGCTGGGCTCCAAGGGAGGCTTCAACATGGTTTCTCTGCTGGATTTGGGTATACTGCCATTATCGTAGCGTGGCTATCAAGATTGAATCCCTTGGCGGTTTTACTTGTTTCTTTCCTGATAGGAGCCATGCTTGTAGGGGGAGAAACCCTTCAAATAGTGATGAGACTCCCTCTGTCGAGCATACTCGTTTTACAGGGGTTACTTCTTTTCTTTGTTCTCGGCGGGGAATTTTTCAGAAAATATCGAGTGCGTCTTGTTTCGAGGGGAGACAATTAA
- a CDS encoding Na+/H+ antiporter NhaC family protein — protein sequence MGNGSLLGLIPLLVYIVLCFSPFGQIFAVSAGIIVAAIIGHHGIMDIAQGIRGGLGSFLGYIGLIILLGGGLGHVLKRTGVVKELVHMVTRRMNVNSPRKAFLVTMVCSVFIVSLLGTLAGGNAILAPILIPIAASVGVTPSAMAVLLHGAGASGLFLGPFTPPMVALMEFTGLSYPQVLINAGLPISIIMWIVTFFWASKVQKKTFGKVRYTEEDMEKTSSHDLGSNSHVKQATVAFLVTMFCTVGYGIYIEGGSTFVVAVMILASLLTGIAGRLKITEIIESVCEGARGLIWLFFFFVLLDPFITFISDTGAFQALATMLEPLVNRSGTVGFITLSTLVGIFGVPGAAVAQAEVINKMFAPLVQSLNIPMTLWVVVLLVGSQMTSFAVPEGDMQGQMGLARSDDLKSVLCNGWLIVLCTVIYVVIRAIIVAM from the coding sequence ATGGGAAATGGAAGTCTTTTAGGTCTTATTCCTCTTCTTGTATATATCGTATTGTGTTTCAGTCCTTTTGGTCAGATATTTGCCGTTTCGGCTGGTATTATTGTAGCAGCGATAATAGGACATCATGGGATTATGGACATTGCGCAAGGAATTCGAGGCGGACTCGGTTCCTTCCTAGGGTATATTGGACTCATAATTTTACTTGGCGGCGGATTGGGGCATGTTCTAAAAAGAACGGGGGTTGTGAAAGAACTTGTACATATGGTTACGCGAAGGATGAATGTCAACTCCCCCCGAAAAGCCTTTTTAGTCACCATGGTCTGTTCCGTTTTTATTGTCAGCCTTCTTGGAACTCTCGCAGGCGGAAACGCTATTTTAGCCCCTATCCTTATTCCTATCGCAGCTTCTGTTGGAGTTACACCTAGCGCTATGGCTGTTTTGCTTCATGGAGCAGGCGCTTCCGGGCTTTTTCTTGGACCTTTCACTCCACCGATGGTAGCTCTCATGGAGTTTACCGGGCTTTCTTACCCCCAGGTTCTCATAAATGCAGGCTTGCCAATTTCCATTATCATGTGGATTGTTACGTTCTTTTGGGCATCGAAAGTTCAAAAAAAGACCTTCGGGAAGGTTCGATACACAGAGGAAGACATGGAAAAAACTTCCTCTCATGATTTAGGATCAAATTCTCATGTAAAGCAGGCAACTGTCGCCTTCCTCGTTACAATGTTCTGTACAGTAGGATATGGAATTTATATAGAAGGAGGGTCTACTTTTGTAGTGGCTGTCATGATCCTCGCTTCTCTTTTAACAGGCATTGCTGGCCGTCTCAAAATAACAGAAATTATAGAATCTGTATGCGAAGGGGCCAGGGGCCTCATTTGGCTTTTCTTCTTCTTTGTTCTTTTGGACCCCTTTATCACTTTTATTTCAGACACTGGCGCCTTCCAAGCTCTTGCAACCATGTTGGAACCTTTGGTCAATCGAAGCGGCACTGTCGGTTTTATAACGTTGTCAACACTCGTAGGCATATTTGGCGTTCCTGGCGCGGCTGTAGCTCAGGCTGAGGTTATCAACAAAATGTTTGCTCCCTTAGTTCAATCGTTGAATATCCCCATGACATTGTGGGTAGTAGTCCTTCTCGTCGGCTCGCAAATGACATCTTTTGCCGTGCCGGAAGGAGATATGCAGGGACAGATGGGCCTTGCCAGATCCGATGATCTTAAATCCGTGCTTTGCAATGGATGGCTCATCGTTCTTTGTACCGTTATTTATGTCGTTATTCGAGCCATTATCGTGGCGATGTAA
- the gpt gene encoding xanthine phosphoribosyltransferase has translation MGSEDRYHKTFPVSWDQLHRDCKALAWRLLSRKWDKIIGIARGGLIPAAIIARELNIRVVDTVCISSYTLRTQGEAHILKKIEGDGENCLIIDDLVDTGKTAQVVRKMLPKAYFATVYAKPEGCSYVDTYITQVSQDTWILFPWDAETAYSTPLVDRSSEESSL, from the coding sequence ATGGGTAGTGAAGATCGGTATCATAAAACATTTCCCGTTTCGTGGGATCAGCTTCACCGCGATTGTAAGGCTCTTGCGTGGAGGCTTTTGTCAAGAAAATGGGACAAAATCATAGGTATAGCTCGAGGCGGCCTTATTCCTGCAGCTATTATTGCGAGAGAGCTTAATATTCGTGTTGTAGATACAGTTTGTATATCAAGCTATACCCTTCGGACTCAAGGGGAGGCCCATATCCTGAAGAAGATCGAGGGTGATGGAGAAAATTGTCTTATTATCGATGATCTTGTGGATACGGGGAAAACCGCTCAGGTTGTGCGGAAAATGCTTCCGAAAGCGTACTTTGCTACGGTATATGCGAAACCGGAAGGGTGTTCTTATGTAGATACCTATATTACTCAGGTAAGCCAAGATACATGGATCCTCTTTCCATGGGATGCAGAGACGGCGTATTCCACCCCTCTTGTGGACAGAAGTTCGGAAGAGTCCTCCTTATAG
- the otsB gene encoding trehalose-phosphatase, giving the protein MIIDPHPEGPIGKIFEQFWDSMGRSPSPPLLMSDYDGTLAPFVMEREKAFPWPGMTACISRIVEAGGIVVLISGRDAKDVGRLSGLVGKVEIWGNYGRERVFPDGTVFQIPLDPSQKEGLETAVKIVEQEGILHWIEKKEMSVALHWRGRDCRFYARQIENICLGWESICRRFRLVISPFCGGIEVTGPDIHKGVVVKALLEEHPSSVSAYLGDDVSDEKAFAAMRGKGLSVLVTAEERETEALVQLSPPGEVTSFLNRWCACLARRRGASYG; this is encoded by the coding sequence ATGATCATTGATCCTCATCCGGAAGGACCTATTGGAAAAATTTTTGAACAATTTTGGGATTCCATGGGCAGAAGTCCATCTCCTCCTCTTTTGATGAGTGACTATGATGGTACTTTAGCTCCTTTTGTGATGGAACGGGAGAAAGCCTTTCCTTGGCCTGGAATGACAGCATGTATTTCTCGCATAGTGGAGGCTGGTGGCATCGTTGTTTTGATATCTGGGCGAGATGCGAAGGACGTAGGGAGACTTTCTGGCCTTGTAGGGAAAGTTGAAATATGGGGAAATTATGGCAGAGAGCGTGTATTCCCTGATGGTACAGTATTTCAGATACCCCTTGATCCTTCTCAAAAAGAGGGTTTAGAGACGGCCGTTAAAATAGTTGAACAAGAGGGTATCTTGCATTGGATCGAAAAGAAAGAAATGTCTGTAGCTCTTCATTGGCGAGGAAGGGACTGTCGGTTTTATGCGAGGCAGATTGAAAATATTTGTCTAGGTTGGGAAAGTATATGCCGACGCTTTCGTCTCGTTATTTCTCCTTTTTGTGGAGGAATAGAAGTTACTGGTCCAGATATCCACAAAGGAGTGGTGGTGAAAGCTCTTTTAGAGGAGCATCCGAGCTCCGTCTCCGCTTATCTTGGAGACGATGTTTCCGATGAAAAAGCTTTTGCCGCAATGAGAGGGAAGGGGCTTTCTGTTCTTGTAACAGCAGAGGAGAGGGAAACCGAAGCCCTTGTACAGCTATCTCCACCTGGCGAAGTAACGAGCTTCCTTAACAGATGGTGTGCTTGTCTGGCAAGGAGAAGGGGGGCTAGCTATGGATAA
- a CDS encoding dipeptide epimerase, with protein sequence MKITSIQTGIMSLTLKKPFKTAVRTVDSIADVVIKIETDSDVVGFGEAPPTGKITGDTSGAILGAIEDHIRPSLIGRDGDDLEGNLKVLQESIVGNTSAKAALDMALFDIWGKSLKAPLYRLLGGHREYIETDITISVNDPDEMAKDAINAVDLGYRVLKIKVGKETGKDFERIRAIREAVGCEVKVRIDANQGWQPSEAVRILRSMEDAGFDIELVEQPVKAEDLEGMAHVTANTCIPVVADESIWSPKDALEIFRSKAADMVNIKLMKCGGLANAMKIIAISEIFGAEVMLGSMLEGQVSASAAVHLALSRSNVTRIDIDGPLLCSSLLNLGGAHFVGPVITPGEGFGIGVTTIPDIAWN encoded by the coding sequence ATGAAAATCACGTCTATTCAAACAGGAATCATGTCTCTCACGCTTAAAAAACCTTTTAAAACCGCTGTTCGTACTGTAGATTCTATTGCTGATGTAGTGATAAAGATAGAAACAGATTCTGACGTAGTAGGTTTTGGAGAAGCACCTCCTACCGGAAAGATTACGGGAGATACTAGCGGTGCTATTTTAGGTGCTATCGAGGATCATATTCGTCCTTCTCTTATAGGAAGAGACGGGGATGATCTTGAAGGGAACTTAAAGGTTTTACAAGAATCTATCGTCGGGAACACGAGCGCAAAAGCAGCGTTGGATATGGCACTTTTCGATATATGGGGAAAAAGCCTCAAAGCTCCACTATACCGACTTCTGGGAGGTCACAGAGAGTATATCGAAACTGATATTACAATAAGCGTAAACGATCCCGATGAAATGGCAAAAGATGCTATTAATGCCGTGGATCTAGGGTATAGAGTTCTTAAAATTAAAGTAGGGAAAGAAACAGGAAAAGATTTCGAGCGCATACGAGCAATACGGGAAGCTGTAGGTTGTGAAGTTAAAGTACGTATTGATGCCAATCAAGGATGGCAGCCTTCAGAAGCAGTCCGCATCCTAAGAAGTATGGAAGATGCCGGTTTTGACATCGAACTTGTGGAACAACCTGTAAAAGCAGAAGATCTGGAGGGGATGGCTCATGTAACAGCGAATACGTGCATTCCTGTCGTAGCTGATGAAAGTATTTGGTCTCCCAAAGACGCTTTAGAAATATTCAGAAGCAAGGCTGCTGATATGGTTAATATTAAGCTGATGAAATGCGGCGGACTCGCCAATGCTATGAAAATTATCGCTATTTCGGAAATATTTGGTGCCGAAGTTATGCTGGGCAGTATGCTAGAAGGCCAGGTTAGCGCAAGTGCCGCAGTTCATCTCGCCCTTTCAAGATCAAATGTAACTCGTATAGATATAGACGGTCCACTTTTATGTTCTTCTTTACTGAATCTTGGCGGAGCACACTTTGTAGGGCCTGTAATTACACCTGGCGAAGGGTTTGGGATAGGAGTCACTACCATTCCTGACATTGCGTGGAATTAA
- a CDS encoding serine hydrolase, which translates to MTWQEKVQKTLAPESFKGTAGVVIKDVQGKVKMSVNGGEVFPSASLIKLPVLWTLFMEAHSGKLSLDDTLVLKNEDKVDGGILHKYREGALLRLEDLALLMISVSDNTAANLVIDRLGKDRINNEIKDLGLHKTILGRKMLDFEAKKEGKDNYTTPEDMASLLEIMLTSPKLPASLRERMLELMTLQKLNSKLPSLIPFNDVDDIEGFLAHKTGELPGSEHDAGIFFHGTETPVIVTILTKDLSSRMMGVELCSKIGLIIFEHFGKGNGTFSYVQ; encoded by the coding sequence ATGACCTGGCAAGAGAAAGTACAGAAAACACTTGCGCCCGAATCCTTCAAGGGAACTGCCGGCGTTGTAATAAAAGACGTGCAGGGCAAAGTTAAAATGTCTGTAAATGGAGGCGAGGTATTCCCTTCAGCGAGTCTCATCAAGTTACCTGTGCTCTGGACCCTTTTTATGGAGGCTCATTCCGGAAAGTTATCTCTTGACGACACACTTGTGCTTAAAAACGAAGATAAAGTCGATGGGGGGATACTCCATAAATATAGAGAAGGAGCTCTGTTGCGACTTGAAGACCTCGCTCTCTTAATGATATCTGTAAGCGACAACACTGCTGCAAATCTTGTGATTGACCGACTGGGAAAAGACAGGATCAACAATGAGATAAAAGACCTCGGTCTGCATAAAACGATCTTAGGCAGAAAAATGCTTGATTTTGAAGCGAAAAAGGAAGGGAAAGACAACTACACAACCCCAGAAGACATGGCTTCTCTCTTGGAAATAATGCTGACATCCCCAAAACTTCCAGCGTCATTGAGGGAAAGAATGCTTGAACTCATGACCCTTCAGAAATTGAACTCCAAGCTTCCTTCATTAATTCCCTTCAACGATGTGGACGACATTGAAGGTTTCCTTGCTCATAAAACAGGAGAGCTTCCTGGATCTGAGCATGATGCAGGAATTTTTTTCCATGGAACAGAAACACCTGTCATCGTAACGATCCTCACTAAAGATCTCTCCAGCCGAATGATGGGGGTAGAGTTATGCTCCAAAATAGGACTTATTATTTTCGAGCATTTCGGGAAAGGGAATGGTACCTTCTCATACGTACAATAA
- a CDS encoding type 1 glutamine amidotransferase domain-containing protein: MAGKGVVILVEDGFNDLEYWYPFYRLVEEGYAPIAVAPVAPHRYTGKYGTTVDVTYTAQTIMDNMPKALVIPGGWAPDKLRMSADIVALVHEIYKAGGIIASICHGGSLLVSAGILQGKKVTSFPSIKDDMKAAGAQWVDEQVVISDRIITSRKPADLPFFTKALLEILHKG, encoded by the coding sequence TTGGCCGGAAAAGGAGTAGTCATACTTGTAGAAGATGGTTTTAACGATCTAGAGTACTGGTACCCTTTTTATCGACTCGTAGAGGAAGGGTACGCTCCTATTGCCGTAGCGCCTGTAGCTCCTCATCGCTATACAGGGAAATATGGAACTACTGTTGATGTTACATACACAGCCCAAACAATTATGGACAATATGCCCAAAGCTCTTGTAATACCTGGCGGATGGGCCCCTGATAAGCTGAGGATGTCAGCAGACATTGTTGCTCTTGTTCATGAAATTTATAAGGCTGGTGGTATTATCGCAAGCATTTGCCATGGAGGGAGCTTGCTCGTTTCCGCAGGAATACTCCAAGGGAAAAAAGTTACATCTTTTCCAAGCATCAAAGATGACATGAAGGCCGCTGGGGCCCAGTGGGTAGACGAACAGGTTGTTATTTCTGATCGAATCATCACAAGTAGAAAACCAGCAGATCTGCCTTTTTTCACAAAAGCCCTTCTTGAAATTTTACATAAAGGATAG